GTCGCTCAAAGAGCAGTTGGACCGCCGTATCAAGGCCCTCTATGGCCGTAAGAGCGAGCGACGCCCTCTCGAAGAAAAGGCCGCCGAGACCGCCAAGGAGAACAAGCCTCGCAAGGGACATGGCCCCACCCCTCAGCCTCGACTCCCGAGGATCGAGGTGGTACATGAGCTTTCCGACGACGCCTTGTTATGCGAGAACTGCGGGACCACCCTGGAGCCCATGGGGACGGCCGCCGAAGAGGCTGAGTTGATCGCCATCGAGCAACGGAAGGTCGTGCTGGAAAAGCATATCCGCACGAAGTACCAGTGTCCGTGCTGCCGCATCGGCGTCAAGGTCGCGCCGGGTTCGACGAAACTCATTCCGGGTGGGCGCTATGCCCTCAACTTCGCGGTCGAAGTGGCCTACGCGAAATACCTCGGGCACCTGCCCTTGGACCGCCAGGTCCGGATGATGAAAGACGAGGGGCTTTGCGTGACGACCGCGGCCCTGTTCGATCAGATTGATGCTCTGGCGACGGCCCTGACCCCCACCTACCAAACCATCCTGCGCATCGTGCAAGCGGAAGCCGTCTTGAGAGCCGATGAGACACCCTGGAACGTGCTATCCAACGGCCATACGAAGAACGAACGATTCTATGCCTGGGTAGCCGTAGGCTCGGAATACGTCGCGTACTGCTTGCTCGACACCCGCAGCAAGGACGGCGCAGCCACGATCCTGGGGAACTTTTCCGGCACCCTCATGGTCGACGGTCTCACGTCCTACCCGGCCGCCGCCAAGGGCGCGCCAGGAGAAAAGCCCCGTTTCGGGGTGGCAAATTGTCATGCCCACGCCCGAAGGAAGTTCGTGGAATGCGAGAAGCACTACCCCGAGGAGAGCCGGTTTGCCGTCGAACTCTACCGGCTTCTCTATGAGGTCGAGCGCATGGGGAAGGATCCTGGAGCCGACCTCGGGGGCCTGCGCGAATCGAAGAGTCGGCCCCTGATCGATGAGTTGTTCTCATGGGCCAAGGCCCAGCAGGTTCGACCCGACCTCTTGCCCTCGTCCGGATTGGCGAAAGCGCTCGCATACTTGGTTAACCACGAGGCGGGGCTGCGCATGTTTCTTGACGACCCCGCCGTGCCAATCGGTAGAGTGGGGCACTGGCGCGGTAGCATTACTGCCCCGTTTCCAGTGCCCCCTCGTCAAACCGGACATGCGGATTTCCCGCATCCGGCTTTCGTTCAGAACGTCACGCTTTCGCGCTCGCCAGGTCGATGCGTTTCAACGGCAATTGGTATAGGCCGAGCTTCTCGTAGAGAAACTTGTCCGGGTACTGGCGATACCCGGTGCCCCGCCGCTTGTGTTTCGTCATCAACCATCGCCTTAACCGCCGCTCGGTATACCGCCTAACGATCTTGTAGGCCTCGCTCACGGGTCCTTGGTTAAAGTACCCGCACCAGCCCCGGAGGATCAGGTTCAATTCCTCGACCCTGTCCTCCACGTCCGTGTACAGCCACCGACCGGAGGTCTCGTCATGGATCTTTCGAACGATCTTCGATACCGCCTTCTTGGAAGGCCGCGTACCGAGATAGGACTTACCGTTTTGGCCATAGAAGCGACCAAACGTATACCCCAGGAAGTCGAAGGTTTCCTTTCTGACATCCACCAGACGGGTCTTTTCGTCATTCACCGTGAGACCGAGACGGTCCATGAGTTTGCGCATGGCCGTCATCGCCGCTCCGCCCTGGCCGGGTGGGCAGCAGATGACGAAATCATCCGCGTAGTTCACAATATCCGCGTTCAGCCGTTTGGCGATGCCGAACTGTTTCCAGGCCAAAATGAACCGCCGAAAATACAGGTTTGCCAGCAACGGAGATATCACCCCACCTTGGGGCGTTCCTCGATGCTGGTCCCGTGCTTCGGTGGTTCGCCTGAGGCCTCGATTGACCCGCTCCACCACCGGCGTGCGAAGCCACGATCGGATGACTGACAGGATCTGCCCGTCAGACACCCGTCGAGCCACGCACTTCATGAGTGGTCCGTGGGGGATTGCGTTGAAGTAATCCTTCAGATCGCCATCCACCACATCGGCCCGCCAATGTTTGGTGATGTGGAAGTATACGCGCCGGACAGCCATCTTGGCATCCAATCCTGGACGAAACCCATATTGCTGAGACGGAAGATCCGCCTCGAATATGGGCCCCAGGATCAGCAGGACGGCCATCTGGACGGTTCGATCCCGGATCGTTGGGATACCAAGCGGACGTTGACCGCCGTTTCCCTTCGGAATCCACACACGCAGGAGGGGCTGCGGGCGATATTGCTTCGCCACGAGCTCCGCCTGAAGATTTCCCAGCCACCCTTTTACGCCTTGGTCCTCGATCGCTTCGAAGCTCATGCCATCCGATCCGGCCGCCCCGTCGTTTGCACGGCATCGGCGATAGGCTTCGAACAACACGTCCTCTCGGCAAACCTTGTCCCATAGACTGTAAAAGCGAAAACCGGGTTCGGACTTAGCTTTTGCCTGTAGTGCCGTCTGCAGCTTCTGAACATTTGGAGGAGTTGGTAGACTCACGTCAATCTCCGGTTTCTTGCCACTTTATTCACCTGTTCTGAACTAGGGCCCCTTCCCTCCACCCGCGTTACCAGGTCTCATCGGTACTACGGACCCATCCGCCACCTGCCAGGGCCGCTGACCATCCTCACGGCGTCAGTGTTGACTGAGGTGCCACCCTCGGTCACCCGGACAGGCTTCCCCTGTTGCGCATCGATTCTCTCCCGTGCGTGCTGCCACTACTACCCCGGTGGTCCCTCTGGGTGCATGCATCGCTCACTTCCCCAGAGGCTTCGACCTTCCCCGTTATTATGGCGGGTCGGCGGCCACGTTGGCTTTTTCGGGGCCTGCTCGGTGTTCACTCACGTTGCGGCCCGCACGGTAGGCTGGCCCCCTACGGGGCCTTTTCTTCAGATGCTTCAGCCCATTCGTTGCCTCCTGAACTGCTCCAAAGTGCTTCCGGTCGGAGCGATAGTTGACCGGCCGGGTATCTCACCCGGTGAATCGATGCACCCTCCAGGGCGCACACAACAACGAAAGCGAGAGAGCCCTGAGGGGACCGGTGCTGGGCCGGAAGAATTCGTACGGTTCCCGCTCCCGTCGAGGAACCGAGACCACGGCGATCCTCTACACGCTGGTCGAGTCGGCAATCCGAGTAGGGGTCAACCCCAAGGCCTATCTGGAAGCTGCCGCCGAGCACGCGTTGAGCAAGACCGGAGCGGTCTTGCTGCCTGATGAGTTCAAGCGGCAACTCGAAGAGGTCCGCGCCTCGTTATCCGATACGGCCTGACTCGATCCATTCCAACGGCAAACGAAGCCCCCCAGACCTCTACAAGAATGAGGGCGCCGGACCATGCCCGCAATACGGGCTACGGCGAGTTTGTTCGTACGGAACCGTATGCACGGTGGTGTGGGAGGACGGGGGTTAGTCACCCCCTCCTACCCGATTTCGGCTCGGCCGGATAATCGGGATTCATCCTCTTTTTTTCTGACGGCTCGGCCGGGCATTCAGGATTCTTCATCTTCTTATTCCGGGCGGTTTTTCCCTGAAGTGATATAATGACCGGGCATGTTTTGAAAGCCTCAAAGCAAGCAATTGCGCCACTTTGCAGCTCGAAGGGGGTTAAGAAATGGACGACCGCGAACAGAGGAACCGGCTTCCCTGCATCGTTGACGAGGGCATCGTATATCATCGCAAGGACATGGCCCGCATCCTGCGCGACCTCGGTCAAGTGCGTTATTTCGATTACTACCTCGGCGTCGAGCGGGCTTCGGGAGAGGGCTACCTGGCTTCCGTCACCACCAACAACCAATCCGGAACGGTGATCGTGAACGGTCGCCTCTACATCAACACCTCCTGCTTCGACTTCCTCCAGATTGGAAAGGGACAGGATGATCCCGTGCTGCTCGACCTGGTCGACGGGGAGCGGATCATTCGGATCATTCCCTTGCCGGAGGCGGCCGACGCCCCGCGTCCCAGGGCCTCCATCGAGCCGTCCATCCAACCCTGCCTCTTCGATCGCTACCTCGACGACACCCTGGCCGAGGTCTACCTGGACGACGAGGGCGACGAGGACGAGGATTAAGCTTTTTCTAAAAGGTTAAGGGAAACTTTTTTCCACCTTGTCTGTCTGCATGAGTCGGGATCCCCTTTCTTGCAGGGCATTTTTCAATCGACTATACTCAGATACTCAAAACATGTGATCGAGCCCGGCGCAAGGCGACGGGGTCATTCGTTCCGATTTTTCAGGAAGGAGTGTTTCGATGATCGTTGTGGAGAACCTCTCGAAGCGCTATGCCGATCGACTCGTGGTGGACGAAGTCTCGTTCCATGCCGATCGAGGGGAAATCCTGGGTTTCCTCGGTCCCAACGGCGCCGGGAAAACCACCACCATGAGGATGATCACCGGCTTCCTCTCCCCTTCGGGAGGGAAGGTCAGGGTGGGAGGGCTCGACGTCCAGGAGGACTCCATCAAGGTCCGCCGCATGATCGGGTACCTGCCCGAAACCCCGCCCCTCTATCCGGAGATGAACGTCTCGGAGTACCTTCATTTCGTCGGGCGCCTGCGCGAAATCCCCGCGAGGGACCTGCGCCGGAGGGTAAACGAGGTTCTCTCTCAGTGCTTCCTCCAGGATGTCGAGAAGAAGCTCATCAATCACCTCTCGAAGGGCTACAAGCAAAGGGTCGGGCTGGCCCAGGCCCTCATTCACCGGCCCCGGCTCCTCATCCTCGACGAGCCGACTTCCGGTCTCGATCCCAAACAAATCATCCAGATCCGCGAATTGATCAGGGACCTTTCGGTCGACCACACGGTGATCCTTTCGACCCACATCCTGCCCGAGGTTCAGCACACCTGCTCCCGCGTCCTGATCACCAATGGG
The window above is part of the Armatimonadota bacterium genome. Proteins encoded here:
- a CDS encoding ATP-binding cassette domain-containing protein, which produces MIVVENLSKRYADRLVVDEVSFHADRGEILGFLGPNGAGKTTTMRMITGFLSPSGGKVRVGGLDVQEDSIKVRRMIGYLPETPPLYPEMNVSEYLHFVGRLREIPARDLRRRVNEVLSQCFLQDVEKKLINHLSKGYKQRVGLAQALIHRPRLLILDEPTSGLDPKQIIQIRELIRDLSVDHTVILSTHILPEVQHTCSRVLITNGGKVVAEDSPERLEAQLKAGERISLKVRAPKEDLERLFEALPGIGSFSVHPIENACRVEIAAAGDLRELLARSVVQAGYGLMELRSLSLSMEEIFLKLTTEEKGENKNLEVTTDV
- the ltrA gene encoding group II intron reverse transcriptase/maturase, encoding MSLPTPPNVQKLQTALQAKAKSEPGFRFYSLWDKVCREDVLFEAYRRCRANDGAAGSDGMSFEAIEDQGVKGWLGNLQAELVAKQYRPQPLLRVWIPKGNGGQRPLGIPTIRDRTVQMAVLLILGPIFEADLPSQQYGFRPGLDAKMAVRRVYFHITKHWRADVVDGDLKDYFNAIPHGPLMKCVARRVSDGQILSVIRSWLRTPVVERVNRGLRRTTEARDQHRGTPQGGVISPLLANLYFRRFILAWKQFGIAKRLNADIVNYADDFVICCPPGQGGAAMTAMRKLMDRLGLTVNDEKTRLVDVRKETFDFLGYTFGRFYGQNGKSYLGTRPSKKAVSKIVRKIHDETSGRWLYTDVEDRVEELNLILRGWCGYFNQGPVSEAYKIVRRYTERRLRRWLMTKHKRRGTGYRQYPDKFLYEKLGLYQLPLKRIDLASAKA